The nucleotide window ctcCTGTTATACACATATTCTGTTATTTCAATGTTACCTGACACATGGGCCCTGAAGGCTGAAGGTGTTCATTCTTCACATTTTTAAGCACTGAAAGTTGTCTTTCCCTCGCTGTCTTGCACTTACAATTAGTGGTCTTACTATAGTGAACTATACTTGAAAAATGATTGCTTCTCACATATGCTTATTTTCTGTAATAAACTCTATGaatgcttaaataaaataaatttaaaaagtaacatcTCTgcctatattaaaaaaacacacacctgtgcatTTTCCAAGCACCTTTTAACTTCCATTATTTTCTCACACTTTATTCTCCCCTGTTCCAGCGCCCTCTAACGACGGACACTGGTAACAACCACAGCAATCCTAATACATGACAATAACAATCTTCACTTTTACTTACCTTGTAACAAATACTCCATCATATTAATTGTGCCCCCTGTAACAGGCATGACAGTAACTTGTGGAGTTTCCATCGCTCAACTATTCAGAGTAGGAAAACACACAGCACGGAGAGGAAGCAAATGTGGTCCGACTCTGGCTAGCCgtttacagacagacaacaaagcTTATAAATGAGTTTTAGATATAAAAGAAAGACGtggctgttttatttattatttatctattacGGAAGAGTCGTGTGGCAGAACCTCAGCGCAGTATCTTGCAGCGTTACGGCGCTCTGAGCCGCCAACAGCTCAAATACCCACCGAGGAGGAGAAGGCCGCACTGCCTGCAATAAAGTGAGACATGGCAACCATAACTACCAACCCACTATCGAGCACTTTTTACTGATTATAGATTTCTGTACAATTTGACGGAATTCAGGTATAAAGACATCTATAGGTTTAAACTTACACTTACCTACTTAAAATGATGCatttttatatgatcagaacCTAGCCTGTTAATTTTAGCGGCCTTTATGATGCGCATGCTCAGTTGACGTTCATCGAGGTTGCCAGGTCcagcaaaatacacaatttaTGGTCGGACTTTTATTGTTGACGTTATGCGTTAACaaaatcatgcatttttttcttttgtttgaaaTGTATTATGATAAATTAGTAATCGATTCAAGGTGCGATAAGAAATTAAACCCTTTGAGATGAGCAAAAAGTTTTGGAAAAGTTTTGCAGCCTCCCGTAATGCGACACtattagggctgggcgataaatcgattttatcgattaactcgaatgtagtttacatcgatctgttttaataaaatcggtttctctttaatgtccgccgacgctCCCTCTGGGCTCCCATAGTTTCGAACGAACTCAGCCCCGCCCCGCGCGTTtgccatagagatacacaaacaacatggcagcgagcagagaagaactcgttcccaagaaaagttaagcagccgcatgttgaaaatacacggttaagcagccgcactttgtttagggTTGCGCGTCCAATCGTACACTTACGGTACGGGTGGTGGAAGCGACCAAAATACATATAAAGACGCTTCAGCACGgcgtttccgttaagaaacagaaaaatcagatcatttaaatcgccatattcaaacactcataaacagtcgttttactgtggagtttttaagaaaagtaaaggcaaaatcactccaagcatcactgcatgtttaaccatgttccacattcaaacactcataaaacatttttctttagaggtttgctcaatctttcaaattatttttattaacagtgtccctgtctattttactgtggagttttggagaaaagtaaaggcaaaatcactcaaaacctcaggtgcattttcaatcatgttccacatttaaacactcataaaacattttactttgtaggtttgcttattttatgttgttacgttctatttttacaatttacaatagcAGGGTCtccatcttgtatttttggcttgttgtttctgattgccagaagggtaaataaactttatttaataaagttaaaacttaagaaaaaaaaaattgtcatatgcagattgattttaagcaggcaggaaaaaatcgatttaaatcgcaaatcggattttttgtgaaaaaatcagGGATTTTTTGtttaggccatatcgcccagccctagaCACTATATTAAAACACGTATTACAATACTAACACattattaatttgtgtgtggatcgttttttaaaacattgttttcttttcttatttgaaGTTCAACAATATCttcagtttttttaataaataattaaaactagacattgtcccaaagcagctttacatagatatagatcagatcagagatatacatttatatgtttagTACCTAAAGTTTATTCATAATGAGCGAGCCAAtggtgacaaggaaaaactccctgagaagtTAATAGAGAAaaagcttgagaggaacctgacccatcctcatctgggtgctatcgaatgtccattcattatagttttatcattgagGTGTGCTGTTCGGTGAACTTTTCAGTGATGAGTGAATAAATACAGAACTGTTCAGGCCATTTGAACTGTTCAGGGTTTATATGAATTACAGTCAAAATCCATCCTTATAGTTCttgatgtgttgtgtgtacaataaatttataatttaaaataaattagataTACCTGCAAGTGGGCCAAGCAttttttgagaaagaaaaaagccacAAAGAAATGTTATGGAAAAAGTCGAACTGTCACTTATATATAACCTCACTTCCTAAATTCATTAGTTCTCGCTACTTGCATAGAATGTAAAATTTAGGggttcatttttgtttgtttttttctttcttgactGCGATATATTACTTGGTCATTTAAAAGGGTGTATAAAGCATTCTATGGGCTGCCATAGGaagtataataaaaagaaaaagacagcatGCACACACTAAATGGTGCCTACACACATTCGGTGCTTTGCCCAAAGTTCAGGGAAAAAGCATTATAACatgtttcctgtgttttttaTGGATGTAGATTCAAACACAACAttataataaagcaaatatgAATTGGTATAATAAATGGTGCATTTTCTAATAACCTGTAACAAAGTTAATATaacattagaaataaataacactgatagGTTCACATACTTTTGAGAGCGTTTCAGTGTCGTAGTACTTAAATAAAGTTTCCCTGCACGTGACTAATGTTTCTAGATAGAGGGTCAAAAAACATTGTGGTTTTTATATCACGTAGCAGAAAACAAACGCTATGTGACTTGGGGGAGGTGTAAAGAGTGAGTTGTGGGGGGATTACCCATAGTCACATGCTCTATATCCTTTAACAATTCTTTACTGAAGTCCCTTGAACTGAaggtgtgagtatgtgagtaatATCTACACTGATTAAAGTGCTATAATATGTTCACCCCACACTGTGCATTGTCACAACTATACGTGATGCACTGTTTTGATACCATGCCATCTGCATGTTACTTTGCACTATTGGCTTCCTACTTCACTGTGTCTTTATGTGCTTCAAACTTAATGGTGGTTGCAGTATTACACTTTTAATTATACTTGAACTTGACTGCTCAATGTCAAGAAAATTACAATCTAACCATAATCTGCTTTTTTACAATCTACAATGGagcaaataataaacacataatacagtaaaatattatatacgGAATTTGaaccatttataaaaatatcctGAGATAATTAACCTAATTTTCTAGATTTTAAACATAGAAATTTGATGGGATAATACAAATATGTAGAAAATGAGGCACATACTGTGCTTACAGATACATCTCAAGACCTGTTTGAGTTTATGTtggtacaataaaataaatatagcagTGTTTTAATACACAAGTCACCTCacaaaacatttccattatCTTGTATAAAGTGATGCTTTTTTGCTTCTCATGCAACAGTATACAAAAGCAATAGTGGTGATGAAAAAAGAGTGGTAGCAAAAAGTAATGACTAATGTGCTTCCAGTAATGTTTGAAGTGCCATCTAAAATGAAATCAATTTGAATAGGCATATCTTATAGTTAGTTTGACAACCTTTTTCTAAACAATTAGTTACTTTAATAATTAAGTGTGCACTGTATCTGCtgacttatatttaaatgtattgttcATAAACAGTAAAATCAGAATGAGAAGGTTGGGGAATGAGAATGTGGGGAATTGCCCATAATCTTGTGCTatagattttttattctatAGATTATTTATCATTTGCTATCCAAAGCCACTTGGGTGCAAAGTGTGAAGTGCGTGAATAATAACACTAGCTTTAAAGGGCTATAACACACTCACCTCCTGCTAATCAATGTGTTGACTGCACATGATATGAATAATAACAGGAGTGTAATATTACTCCTACCAAGATGTAGCTGCAAAATGTGTAAAACCTCAGCATATTAAAGTCGAGCTAAACCACCTCCAACAGCTTCACTTTGCCCGAATAGTTGCTTTTGTCCTTGAGACTTATGTATATCTAGAGTATAAGAAACAGaatgttattattaaatgtttagtgCTATGATAAagttaacattattttattaaaacagtctaaataaaatctaataagaTAAGACAGAATTCTTCATCATTCTCAGTAAACTCTTTATCCTGGTCACTGTCACCACAATAATCCAAAGCCCATCTAGGAAACATACAGAGCAAAGTGCAAAAATAGCGTGAATCATACAACCGTCCATCAGAAtgcaacatacacacatgtCGACGAATTTGATATTATTCAGATACATCGGTTTAGATTTTTGGGTGGCAGAAAACATTACAGTTCATGGCAGAACGTGTACAGAATCTCAGCACAATTAATAAACACAGTTTAGGATTAAAGTGTGCTGCCTGACCAGTTGGTTCTGAAAGCAAGTAGTTTATAAGTTCCACAAACATTTAGAGTTCATTATTTAATTGCCATtcattgtacacacacattcacaaatctGTTCTTACGCAATGCAAAAAGTGAGTAATTAAAATTGGTACAgtacaaaatattataaaatttagGGTTTAATGAAAAGTTCAGGGTATCTATAAAATTAATCAGAATAAAAACAGTTCAGTAAACATGGCAGTCGTTCAGACCAGTATTACAGTTGAATTATTAGTACTGCAATAGTAGTATTGACATTAATGTAATCTGCTACTTTCTTAGCACTGACATGTACATATTCATAGTTAATTAAACTATATGCAATATACAGTTCTATATTAAGCTAGCACCACCATGTTACAAATACCGTTTTAATAAATAGTGAACATGTTAGTCTGATAAACAACTGATGTTAAAACAGTACTAAACTAAGTTgcatatacattacatacagtatatatttaagtttttaccgctgcatcattgagagcatcttgatcaactccatcactgtatggtacggaggctccactgtttGTGAAcataaagccctgcaaagggtggtcaaaatcACCCAGCACATCTCTgccacccaactacctgccattgagcaCCTACACTGCAGCAGATGTCTACACATGGCTCACATcatcatcaaggactcctcacatcccagtcacaaactgtttaacctcctttcaTCAAAAAGGAGATGCATGAACATACACACCAgaaccacaccatcacactactgaacactacactgttagatcactgtataaacactgtatacagccaattgtacatacaatgtacatattgtgatttttatacCCCTaattctctacacatattgtgctgtacatacagtgccctccacaattattggcacccctgtttaagatgtggtcgtggacttctaaaaattctccttttttttaaaacaacatagaacccaaatgcaaaaaaagagaaaaatccaacctttcatttaagtacataactttggtggtaaaaaaaatcatacatttagaaaaaaaaaaaaaaacttgaaatcatgtgtcccacaattattggcacccctaacaattcctctgaaaaattaatttttttttttaatatatttttctgtagttgctaaggttggtcagggtatctagggacttttaattagtaattcatgatttcctgtttccctggggtataaatatgacgtgacacagaggcctaattctcttacccatttgtcaacatggcaaagacaagagaacacaccattcaagtaaggcagatgtgtgtcgaccttcataagtcaggcaatagctacaagaaaatagccactcgctttaacttgccggtatctacagtcagaggaatcattaagaagtttaaaacaactggaacagtgacaaacaaggctggaagaggtcccaagtttatcttgccacaacgcacagtgaggaggatggtaagagaagtaaaaaaatttcccaagctcaccgtcacagaattgcatcaaagagtggcatcttggggtcacagagtctccaaaacaaccatcagacgctctctacatgccaacaagctgtctgggaggcatgcaaggaaaaagacttttctcactaacattcacaaacgtaaacgtctggagtttgctaagcggtactgggacctcaactgggatcgtgtgctttggtcagatgagactaagattgagctttttggcaacaaacactctaagtgggtctggcgtaaaacaaaagatgagtatgccgaaaagcacctcatgcccactgtgaagtatggtggaggatctgtgatgctgtgggcctgtttctcttccaaaggccctgggaaccttgttagggtgcatggcattatgaacgctttgaagtaccaggatattttaaataaaaacctgatggcctctgccagaaagctgaagatgggtcgtcattgggtctttcagcaggataatgatccaaaacatgtggcaaaatctacacaaaagtggttcagcagtcacaaactcaaggtcctcccatggccatctcagtccccagacctcaacccaatcgaaaacctgtggggcgagctaaagagaagagtgcataagagaggacccaggacactggatgatctagaaagattgtgcaaagaagaatggtcaaaatcctctctctgtgttctccaatcttgtgaaatgttataggaggagattaagtgctgtcttgttggcaaaaggaggttgtacaaagtattaacatcaggggtgccaataattgtggcacacatgatttcaagttttttttttttctaaatgtgtgatttttttaccaccaaagtaatgtacttaaataaaaggttggatttttctctttttttgcatttgggttctatgttgttttaaaaaaaaggagaattttttgaagtccacgaccacatcttaaacaggggtgccaataattgtggagggcactgtacatCTGCACTACTACTTtatgtgtatctatatataccttATTGTACATCCTGCCTTGTTTATTCaacttttgcacattttattcaATGCCATAGTCTTATAACCTTCTACTTGTTGTACCTTTACAACAGTGTCTGCACTTTTTCACTGCCATAGCCGTATAACTATTTACTTGTACTTTTGAATTTTTCAACACATCTCTTCACTGCtatagactttatatttattcactgtacatgttTTACACACATGTTGACATCTACCAAGCTGGAGTGTAGAATAAATCACTTGAGACTCATTTTCcggctttagaaataaataaataaattaattaattaataaataaataaataaataagaaaatcatAGGTATGttagttttaaatgtaaaagaaaaatatatgacATGCATTTCAACAAACTGAAATAATAAAGGGTCATGCCAGTTACCTCTGAATGTCTGTGTGCACCTCTAGAGCCTCTGTCTGCATGATAAAACAGATGATTTATTAAAGACAAATCTcccacatacatttttttgtgatcttgtttatgtaaatattttgtttcttacCTGCCCTTTGtcgtaaaacaaataaaaatattacaagaGCGATGATGATGAAAAAAAGAGCAGACATGCTTATTAATACAGCTACTGGGGGACGGCTGCTGTACCGTCTGTCTGCTGTACTGGATGGAATAGCATCAGATGGACTAGCATCTGAAAATTAATTcagtttgaaaaaataaaaatattagaatGTATGGCCACTTTCCTTTAAaccattattttttatcattataattataaaaataattattgttgtaATTTGCTTTACATGCAAATTAAGTCAAGACATCATATTTTAACAAGGTAAAACAAGAATTGCttcaaattatattatattttatatgcaatttataattaaaacagTCTAATAAATAATCCAACAAATATAAATAGActaattcaaaagaaaaaacattttaaactgccTAAAGAAGTATTGCAGAACTTAGGGCTAACACATCTTTTACCTAAGCTGCAACGATTATCAGTACAGACTTTTCCATTCTCTATTATTTATCttaattataaaatttattGTTGTAAATTTCAAGATTATTTACAGGAGTGAGGAGTGGCAGTGACATCTACAAGGCTGAATTTGTTTGTCTCTAACACATTTCTCAGCAGCCTACAGCTCAAAAAACTCCTTGGCTTGTTTACTCTCCCAGTAATTGAGATATTCCATTTATCTGCTAATACATCTGCCAAGTCATCTTCATCtgcatccacatctacatcacagtACAGGGTACAATTCTGTGGAGAATCAGTCAGATTTATGGCTCTGACTGTGAAAAGTGTGAACATAAAAAATGATCATGCATCAGAATCTTACACTGTACAATGGAACCACTCTGTAAGTTTATTAACAAAATCACACCCCAGTCAAAGTGCATTGTGTATTATATAACTGTAATACACTACACATGTAATAAAACCAGCCATACAAACACTACACTAAAATTcatacattaaacattaaaatcttATATTGAAAAAAGTCTTGTTGCTGCTTTATATAGAACGTAAATGGAGTTTAGTATATATGCCAAAATTGACTATTTAATTgacaatttaatatattttttaaataaaacataatttataaCCATTAGTGCTGATAAACTCATATTCACATCATGTTAGAATAATTGAATttgataaaacaaacatttaatttatgtttttatgaaagttatttatttgtttggttggttggttgttttTTGAGAGCTTTGAACATTCTAGTAAATGATATtgattattatattgattattataattGATTATTGAATTATAAGATTTTCTGAGAGATAATATACGCAAGCAATTGAGCTATTGTACAAGCTTTTTTATCCATACTGATTTCAGTTATTCAGTATGCAAGATAAATCTAAGATATTTTATAAAACTAAATGATTATTTTGAATAAACTTACCTGTAagtacacacagagacacagaacaCATTCTTTGCTGTCCAGTTGATGTTTCTCCCCAGTAGCTGTATTTGCCTGCATTAGCTGGATGAACATCCGGAATGAACAATACACCTTCATTTGTCCATTTGTGGTTTACAGAAATGGTAATGTTTTCTCCAAGAGCTTCAAATCTCCAGTCCGCTTTTGGGTTTAAATTGTAGCGGCAGCTATAACTGAATTGATCACCTTCTATAATAAACATTGCCTTTAATGCTGTAAAAAACATAAAGTTTGTGATCAGTGCTTCCTTTAACAAACTTTAAATTGGCAATATTATGTAACTATATAGGGGTTGACTTCCACTTACCAAACTGGGGTAATAAGTTTACTGGTTTGCCAtcagtgcatttatttttaagtatgcacACTTGGCAAACATATGTCCCCGTGTCCATCTCAGTGAAAGGACTGATTTCTAAAGAAAGGTTCctggtaattttttttctgactgaCAGAAGTTTGTTATGGAAAGTGTAGCCCGAAATTATAGAAAAAATAGTGTTTAACTCATTGTCTTTGTTTCTGTGCAACCACTTCAAGGTTCTTTGGTCACCATAAACGTCACATGGTAATGTTACTTTGTTGCCCAGTGGCACATACTGGACAGAGGCTAAGAGAGCATAAAGCAAAACAGGAGTAATTTGTTTCTTGGTAAAAAATCAGACATCCACATATTTACTGTGCAAGTATAAGAAAACACATGTTAACAAACTGTGAAGCATGTATTCATAATCTTAGAATCAAAACCTAGcaaaactaatattctttataaCTTTTGCGCCTAGacattttattagttattacatttaattgcaCCTCTACACAAAAGTGTACTGTAGAAGTTACTATGAGTAAAATATTAACAgtataatgttaaataaaaatcttaaatcttttaaattacaaaacaattatataaactattttaaaaCTTTGCAGTTTCATGAGACACAAACTCGGGGACAAGAACCTTTAATTAATTCTTTGGTTAATTCTGGATAATTGTTATTACTTACAAAATATAACTTCCaaatcagggaaaaaaaaaaaataaagactttgAGTATATTTTAAAGACCTTAAATACCTTAAATACTTTTGTGCACAATAAAAATACTCAAAAATACTTTTGAGTACAATAAACCAAGACTCTGTGTATGTCTTGGTTTATTGTACTCAaaagtatttaagtaaaatacTTTTTGATTAAAAGACAgtcttattatataattttctcAATATATAAAGAATGTGCAGTAAAATAATGCATGTTATGTTCAAAAATCTTTAAACCCTGTTTCAACTTCatcataaaaaatttaaatggtaGCTGTCACAATGCTGTAGAGTTACTTACCATAAGTTAAAATAGGCAAATGAATAGCACACAAGATAATACAAAGAATTCTTCTCATGTTGAAATGCAAACAAGCAGgctgaaatagaaaataaaatgggACAACTCCATTATTAGAATATAGCAATTTGAAATTAGAATtcagaaagataaaaaataaaaaaataaaatattagtaaGTACATCATACTATTTAAAATAGATGGGACTGTTTGTTGATCTCCCTTTTGCCATGAACGTTGTCTATAGATATGAGTGGGTTTTTTCAAAGGTCGATGCTGtaagactgcaccccagatctgAGTTTCATACTGCAACCTCTTGTGTGATTGATCCTATTTACCAAGAACTAAACCAGTCACCACAGAAGATTTGATTTCAGATGAAAAACACTTatgcaaagagaaaaatgatGTGTGATAAAGGAGCTTTGAGCAAATAAGAGTATTCATTTGTGCATCTAAT belongs to Silurus meridionalis isolate SWU-2019-XX chromosome 4, ASM1480568v1, whole genome shotgun sequence and includes:
- the LOC124383798 gene encoding uncharacterized protein LOC124383798: MRRILCIILCAIHLPILTYASVQYVPLGNKVTLPCDVYGDQRTLKWLHRNKDNELNTIFSIISGYTFHNKLLSVRKKITRNLSLEISPFTEMDTGTYVCQVCILKNKCTDGKPVNLLPQFALKAMFIIEGDQFSYSCRYNLNPKADWRFEALGENITISVNHKWTNEGVLFIPDVHPANAGKYSYWGETSTGQQRMCSVSLCVLTVRAINLTDSPQNCTLYCDVDVDADEDDLADVLADKWNISITGRVNKPRSFLSCRLLRNVLETNKFSLVDVTATPHSYASPSDAIPSSTADRRYSSRPPVAVLISMSALFFIIIALVIFLFVLRQRADRGSRGAHRHSEIYISLKDKSNYSGKVKLLEVV